The proteins below come from a single Miscanthus floridulus cultivar M001 chromosome 1, ASM1932011v1, whole genome shotgun sequence genomic window:
- the LOC136477163 gene encoding fasciclin-like arabinogalactan protein 16, whose product MGAPVHGALVLFLLLLAGAEAAAEETAPQEPTLPAAGSGSGAAGSAGVAAAAVGVNSNSVLVALLDSHYTELAELVEKALLLQTLEDAVGKHNVTIFAPRNEALERDLDPEFKRFLLEPRNLKSLQALLLYHVLPSRLPSNAWPAASHPTLSGEEVELAAAGTGMRVGHAAVTRPDAVLRPDGVIHGIERLLVPRSVQEDFNRRRSLAAISAVLPTGAPEVDPRTHRLKKPASPVPPGAPPVLPIWDAMAPGPSIAPAPAPGPGSGKHHFDGHSQVKDFIQTLLLYGGYNELADILVNLTSLATEMGRLVSEGYVLTVLAPNDEAMARLTTDQLSEPGSPENILYYHMIPEYQTEESMYNAVRRFGKVRYDTLRLPHKVVAREADGSVKFGQGEGSAYLFDPDIYTDGRISVQGIDAVLFAPDDTKATQTADPNRKPPAIVTNKKKIKLRRGKLLEATCQMAGLFGQRSRFASCQ is encoded by the exons ATGGGCGCGCCGGTGCACGGCgcccttgtcttgttcctcctgctcctggcgggggcggaggcggcggccgaGGAGACGGCGCCGCAGGAACCCACATTGCCCGccgccggctccggctccggcgctgCCGGCTCTgccggcgtggcggcggcggcggtcggggTCAACTCCAACTCCGTGCTGGTGGCGCTGCTGGACTCGCACTACACGGAGCTGGCGGAGCTGGTGGAGAAGGCGCTGCTCCTGCAGACGCTGGAGGACGCCGTCGGGAAGCACAACGTCACCATCTTCGCGCCGCGGAACGAGGCGCTGGAGCGGGACCTCGACCCGGAGTTCAAGCGCTTCCTGCTGGAGCCGCGCAACCTCAAGTCGCTCCAGGCGCTGCTGCTCTACCACGTCCTCCCCTCGCGCCTGCCTTCCAACGCCTGGCCCGCGGCCTCACACCCCACGCTCTCCGGCGAGGAGGTCGAGCTCGCCGCGGCAGGGACCGGCATGCGCGTCGGCCACGCCGCCGTCACGCGCCCGGACGCCGTGCTCAGGCCCGACGGGGTCATCCACGGCATCGAGCGCCTCCTCGTCCCGCGCTCCGTCCAGGAGGACTTCAaccgccgccgcagcctcgccgcGATCTCGGCCGTGCTGCCCACGGGCGCGCCCGAGGTGGACCCCAGGACGCACCGCCTCAAGAAGCCCGCGTCGCCGGTTCCCCCCGGCGCGCCCCCCGTGCTCCCGATCTGGGACGCCATGGCGCCCGGGCCCTCcatcgcgcccgcgcccgcgccggggcCGGGCTCCGGGAAGCACCACTTCGACGGGCACAGCCAGGTCAAGGACTTCATCCAGACGCTGCTCCTCTACGGCGGCTACAACGAGCTCGCCGACATCCTCGTCAACCTCACCTCCCTCGCCACCGAGATGGGCCGCCTCGTCTCCGAGGGCTACGTCCTCACCGTGCTCGCCCCCAACGACGAGGCCATGGCGCGCCTCACCACGGACCAGCTCAGCGAGCCGGGGTCGCCGGAGAACATCCTCTACTACCACATGATCCCGGAGTACCAGACCGAGGAGTCCATGTACAACGCCGTGCGCCGCTTCGGCAAGGTGCGCTACGACACGCTGCGGCTGCCGCACAAGGTGGTGGCGCGGGAGGCCGACGGCTCCGTCAAGTTCGGCCAGGGCGAGGGCTCCGCCTACCTCTTCGACCCGGACATCTACACCGACGGTAGGATCTCCGTGCAGGGCATTGACGCCGTGCTGTTCGCGCCGGATGACACCAAGGCCACACAGACCGCCGACCCGAACAGGAAGCCTCCTGCCATCGTCACCAACAAGAAGAAGATCAAGCTCCGGCGAG GCAAATTGTTAGAAGCAACGTGCCAAATGGCTGGGCTCTTCGGTCAGCGATCGCGATTCGCAAGCTGCCAGTAG
- the LOC136478155 gene encoding E3 ubiquitin-protein ligase RHF2A-like: MDEKAKMESKLSSAAAFVEGGVQDACDDACSICLDAFCDSNPSTMTNCRHDYHLQCILEWCQRSSQCPMCWQPISMKDPMSQELLEAVEQERNIRANRSHNTAVFHHPMLGDFEIPVGADDAELEERIIQHLAAAAAVRRSHRHHRRDSHQGRSGASSHPQFLVLSADEHRTSGQEGDYEQAPAVVSGRPLRTLVEQERTRGLVDASSPSLRFSTPADGTGRSNNRISGIQSTPVDQDGAGPSDLQSISDNLRSRLQSASMRYKDSITKSASGWRERWFSRSNSLSDLGSEVRREVNAGIAVVSRMMERHDTRDGTGPSATSASGSGSQ, encoded by the exons ATGGACGAGAAGGCGAAGATGGAGAGCAAgctgtcctcggcggcggcgttcgTGGAGGGGGGCGTGCAGGACGCCTGCGACGACGCCTGCAGCATCTGCCTCGACGCCTTCTGCGACAGCAACCCCTCCACG ATGACCAATTGCAGGCATGACTACCATCTCCAGTGCATTCTTGAATG GTGTCAGAGAAGCTCCCAATGCCCCATGTGTTGGCAGCCTATCAGCATGAAAGATCCTATGAG CCAAGAGCTATTAGAGGCTGTTGAACAAGAGAGGAACATCCGAGCTAATCGTTCACATAATACTGCTGTTTTCCACCATCCAATGCTGGGTGATTTTGAG ATTCCTGTAGGTGCAGATGATGCAGAACTTGAAGAACGCATTATTCAGCACTTGGCTGCTGCAGCTGCAGTGCGTAGGTCACACCGTCATCATAGAAGAGATAGTCACCAGGGAAGATCAGGAGCAAGTAGCCACCCACAATTCCTGGTGCTTTCAGCAGACGAGCACAGAACCTCAGGTCAAGAAGGGGATTATGAACAAGCCCCTGCTGTAGTTTCTGGTCGCCCTTTACGTACTCTTGTTGAACAAGAACGCACTCGAGGGTTAGTGGATGCATCCAGTCCATCTCTCCGCTTTTCTACTCCTGCTGATGGTACTGGTAGATCAAACAATAG GATTTCTGGGATTCAGTCTACACCTGTGGATCAAGATGGAGCAGGACCGTCCGATTTACAATCAATCTCTGACAATTTGAGATCTCGTCTGCAGTCAGCTTCAATGAG GTACAAGGATTCCATAACCAAGAGTGCAAGTGGATGGAGGGAGAGGTGGTTTTCTCGGAGTAACTCTTTATCAGATCTTGGTTCTGAGGTAAGGAGGGAGGTCAACGCGGGGATTGCTGTGGTGTCTCGCATGATGGAACGGCATGATACAAGAGACGGCACGGGGCCTTCTGCCACCTCCGCGTCAGGATCTGGTTCTCAGTGA